In Patescibacteria group bacterium, the genomic stretch TATTGCGAATGATCGCCCCACTCTGCGCATCGGTGAGCAGCGCCTCAGCACCATAGCCGACCTCGATGCGCATTTTGCGATCCTCGATCGCCACGAGCAGTAGTACACCGTTGTCCTTCTCCGCCTTGCCGATCCCCCACTCTTTAAAAAGCGCCTCGGCGTAACTCTCAACATCGTCACCACCGAGATTCGGCACCGTCACCACCGAAATCTCATTCTGCTCACCCTGCAGCGAATACGCCGCGAGCTCTTTGTTGAGCTCAAGCACCTGCTCGGTCGTGAGCACCTTGGCAAAATCATTCACAAAGCCGGTCGGTCGACCAGGGCTCTGGTACGCCCAAGCAAAAAGCGGCAACAAAAGTATTGCCGCCGCAATGCCGCCCTGAATAGCGCGCATCTTTTGCTGATTTCCTTGCATCTATTGACTAGAGATTAACCGACGGCACTACCGCAGCTGCCTTGTCGGCTTGGAAGTATTCTTTTGCAGTGAAACCGTACATTTTTGCGAACATCGAACCGGGGAAACGCACCACGAGGGTATTGTATCCCTGGACGAATTCGTTGTATCGGCCTCGCTCGGTATTGATGCGATTTTCGCTTCCTTCAAGCTGCGTCATGAGGGTCTGCACTGCCTCGGAAGATTTCAAAACTGGATAGTTTTCGACAATAGCGATCAAACGACCGAGGCCAGTCTCCATCTGTGATGCCGCAGCGGACTTGTCGGCAAGCGTGGTGGCACCAGCATACTGAGTACGAGCTTCAGCAATCGCAGTGAAGATCGCCTGTTCCTGTTTCAAAGTGCCCTTCACGGAATTTACGAGATTGGGGATGAGGTCAAAGCGTCGCTGGAGCGAAGATTCTACCTTTGCCCACTGTGAGTCTACTGCCTGTCCCTGGGTGACGACACTGTTGTACACCGACACGCCATAGAGCGCCCCAAGGATGACGACGACCGCGATGCCGATGAGGATTTTTTTCATATGTGATTATTTGCAGGATTATTTCTTTGGAGCGTGAGCGGCTTCATCTGCCTGACTATTCTTCACCATTCCCGGGAAAGTCATCGCGTTCAAGAGAAGCATGGTGTCGAAGTTGGTCGGAGCAGAGGCACCGGTGTACTTTCGAGCAATAAGAAGAGTTGCTTCGTCGGTGATCGGCCAGAAGAAATAGTCCATCCCATCACCTTCCGCACCGATAGAATATTGATAGACATCAACGTCGTTAATCGCCACCGCCTTCAAAAGGCTTGGGTTGTCTACAGTAGACAACGCGGTCTCGAGGTCGGCTTTCACGATACCAAAAAAGAGACCGTTCTCCATGTCGGCATTACAAGTAGTCTGCTTGCCAGACTCACCATACGAACAGCCGCCCTTTCCGAGATCAGCTGCACGAGCGGTATCGATAAGCTTCACGCCAGCCACAGCAGTCTTTACTCCGAGTGGCAATATGCTCGCTTGCACAAGAGAGAATTTTGCCTTCTCGTAGCTGAACTGATAGCCATACGCAGGGTTTTTGTACAGAGCGATCGGAGAATCGTCACTCACCTCCGCTACCACGGCAGTCTCGCCGATCGAGAACTTCTGCATAATGCTGCTCTTGTAATAGAAACCGAGCGCCAAAATAACGATAACAAACGCGCCAATAATAACCAACGATCGTCGTGAAATGCTTTGTGTGTTTTCCATAGCTGAGTATTATACCGCAAAGCGCCTTAATATCAAGCCACACGAGCCTCGGATTGCAGGGTTTTGACTCCGATTGTCGTATCTGCTATACTAGTCCCCAATGGATACGCTAAAGGCCCTCCTGCCACACATTCAGATCGTGTTGTCAGTGCTCTTGATCGCGGCGATTCTGCTCCAGCAGACCGGTTCAGGCATTGGCGGCGCTTTCGGTGAAAGCAACAACTTCGGCACCACTTTCCACACTCGACGTGGTCTCGAGAAGTTTCTTTTCAATGGCACAATCGTCCTAGCTATTCTCTTTGGTTTATCAGCACTTATCGCACTCAAGTAGTACCGACCCATCGTCTTCATTGGGCAACTTCGGAAAGTGCGTAGGTTTTCTCTTTCACTCTTTTGAAAACACCATTTCGGGTTCCATTCAGTGGCAAAATGAACGAAGCGGTTTCTGCATTTTCTCCTATAGAGAATGTGCTGTTTTGGCTGTTTGTCACTTGCTTTGCGGTAAGTGCTCTCGTCTTGCTCTATAGAGCCAACGACCTCTTCATGGTGGATATCCCTGCAGCAGGAGGCGAGCTCACCGAAGGCATCATCGGCACCCCACACCTGGCAAACCCACTTTTCGCCACATCCGAGGCCGATAAGGATATCGTCTCTCTCGTGTACGCTGGCCTCATGAAGGTGGAATCAGATGGTCGTCTCGTGCCGGAGCTAGCAAAAAGCTACACCATTTCCGATGACGGCAAGACCTACACTTTTAACCTCCGAGACGGCATTACTTTTCATGACGGCGAGCCGATCACCGCAGACGATGTGGAGTTCACCATTCGCAAAGCCATAGATCCTGCAGTGAAGAGTCCGAAGCGTGCCAACTGGGAAGGCGTCACCGTATCTGTGCCGAACCCGGAACAGATCGTCTTCACTTTGCGCCAGCCATATGCGGCCTTTCTCGAAAGCACCACTCTGGGTATTTTACCAAAGCATCTATGGAAGGTGCTCGACCCTGAACAATTCGCTTTCAGCCAATACAATGCCCAGCCGATTGGTGCCGGTCCGTACAAGATTGATGTCGTGAACAAAAATAACCTCGGTGTGCCGACCCAGTATTCGTTTATACCATTCGAGCAATACACACTCGGTTCACCTCTCATCTCAAAGCTCAATTTTACCTTCTATCCATCGGAGGAAGCGGCAATAGAGGGCTACGGCATTGGAGAGATCGAAGCGCTCAACACGCTTACCCCTCAAAAAGCCGACAGTGTGAAGAAGCCGGGGTCAACGATCCTCCAGGCCGCCCTTCCGCGCATCTTTGGTGTCTTTTTCAATCAAAACCAGAATGCTCTCTTCACACAGAAAGAAGTCCGTGCCGCCCTCGAGATGGCAGTAGATCGCCATGAAATCATTGCGAACGTTCTGAACGGCTACGGATCACCCCTCGCCGGTCCAGTTCCTACGAATTTCATGATCGATGACTCCAGTGCCTCGACCGCTATCGCTACGATCGCAGCATCGACGACGGCGCGTATTGAAGACGCCAAGAAATTGCTCGCCAAGAATGGTTGGAAACTCGGGGACAACGGCGTAATGCAAAAGACTGTCAAAAAGACAACTTCAACCCTCACCTTCACCCTCTCTACCGCCAATTCCGAAGATCTGATCAAGACGGCGCAGCTATTAAAAAAGCAGTGGGAAATGATCGGTGCGAAAGTCGATGTCAGGTCAAGCGAGGAGGGAGAATTTAAACAGACCGTTCTCCGGCCACGCAAATATGAGAGTGTTCTCTTTGGAGAAGCTGTTGGGCGCAATCTCGACCTGTACGCCTTTTGGCACTCATCACAACGCAACGACCCAGGAGTGAACATTGCACTGTACACCAATGCCAAGGCGGACAAACTCCTCGAACAGGCCCGCAGTGAAAGCGAAAGCACGAAACGAGCAAAGCTTATCAATCAATTCACCCAGGAGCTCACCAAAGATCAGCCGGCCATCTTCCTCTACTCTCCATCCTTCCTCTATCTCCTCCCCGACAAAGTCAAGAACGTTGAGCTCACCAAGACCAGCGACCCGTCAGAACGTTTTGCAGAGATCGAACGATGGTTTATCAACACGGAGCGAGTGTGGGATATAAATATATTTACCAACAAGACATCAGTTATCAACAAGCAATGAACACATTAACCACAAGTAATACCCATCTTATCCACAGCTAACCCACACCACCATGAACGATCAGACACCAAAACCAGTAGACGCAGCGGCGGCGGCGCCAGCACCAAGTGAAAAGCGCTCATACCACACCAGCAGCCACGTACCTGTGGTGCGCAGCCAGCATGCTCGTGGGCCACGCTCAGGCGGTCACGGTAGCCACTCAGGGCCTCGCGGCGGCGGACATGGTGGCACGGGCGCACAGAGCGCTCCCCTCCCTATCCACCCGCCGGTAAAGCGCAAGCCAAAGGCATCGCTCCGCGATCGAAAGTTCCGCGGCGAGCCCCGTATCGCACCGAAGCGCCCAGATGACCTCATCCCACCGATTGGCGACAACATCCGTATCATCCCATTGGGTGGCGTAGAAGAAATTGGCAAGAACTGTACGATGATCGAATTTGGTCGCGACATTGTCGTGATCGATATCGGTTTCCAATTCAAGGAAGAGAGTACCCCGGGTATCGACTATATTTTGCCGAATACCAAATACCTTGAGGACCGAAAGGACAAGATTCGCGCAGTTATCATCACTCACGGCCACCTCGACCACATTGGAGGTGTGCCTTTCGTGATGGACCGCATCGGCAACCCACCGATCTACACTCGAAACCTCACCGCAATCATGCTGAAAAAGCGCCACAGTGAGTTCCCTCACATGCCGCCGCTTGATATCAAGATCATCGAAAAGGCTGATCGCATTAAATTCAATGACCTCGCGGTCCGCTTCTTCGCCGTGACCCACACGATCCCAGACTCCATGGGTATCATCATCGAAACCCCGTACGGCAACCTCGTCACTCCCGGTGACTACAAGCTCGATCACACCGATGGCATGCCCACCGAAGCCGAAGAGAAAGAATATGCTCTTTTCGACAAGGAAAAGACCCTCTTCATGATGGCCGACTCTACGAACATCGAAAATCCCGGCTTCTCCACTCCAGAGCGTATCGTGCATGAGAACCTCGACAAGATCATCAAGGAGATCCGTGGCCGCCTTATCATCGGCACCTTCTCTTCCCAGTTGGAACGCATGATCAAGATCATTCAGATTGCCGAGAAATACAACAAGAAGATCATCATCGAGGGCCGAAGCATGAAATCCAACGTGGAAATCGCCATTTTGGCCGGCTTGTTGACCGTGAAGAAGGATACCATCATCGACTCTCAGTATGTCGACCAGTATCCGCCGGACCGAGTGATCATCCTTTCCACTGGCGCGCAGGGCGAAGAGTTCGCTGCGCTGATGCGCATGGCGACCAAGGCACACAAGAATCTCAAGCTCACCCCTCGAGACACTGTGTTGCTTTCGTCTTCGATCATTCCCGGCAACGAAAAGACCGTGCAGAAGCTCAAAGATAACCTCGCGCGACAAGGTGCGAAGATCATCCACTACCGAACCTCCGACGTGTACATCCACTCTACTGGACACGGCAATCGCGGTGAGATCGAGTGGTTGCACAAGAAGGTCAAGCCTCGTTTCTTCATGCCGCAGCACGGATGTCACTACATGCTCCGCCTGCATGCTGAATTGGCGATGCAGCTTGGTATGCCTTCAAACAACTTGATCATCCCCGACAACGGCAGCATTCTCGAGATTCAGGAAAAGGGTCAGACTTTTGTACGACTCAAGGAGAAGGCGCCTTCGGGCATGGTGATGGTGGACGGTTTCGCAGTCGGCGATGTACAGGAAGTGGTCATCCGCGACCGACAAATGCTCGCCGACGACGGCATGTTCGTGATCGTCGCGATTGTCGATGCCAATACCGGCAAGCTCCGAAAGTCTCCGGATCTGATCTCTCGAGGTTTCGTGTATTTGCGTGAGTCTCAAGACTTGCTCCGTGACGCTCGATTCATCGTGAAGGATACTATTGAGGATTCATGTCGCGGCCAGAACCCAATCAACTTCGACGTCGTGAAGGCCAATGTCACCGACGCCGTGACGAAACACCTCTTCCAGGAAACAGCGAAGAAACCTATCGTCA encodes the following:
- a CDS encoding ribonuclease J, with the protein product MNDQTPKPVDAAAAAPAPSEKRSYHTSSHVPVVRSQHARGPRSGGHGSHSGPRGGGHGGTGAQSAPLPIHPPVKRKPKASLRDRKFRGEPRIAPKRPDDLIPPIGDNIRIIPLGGVEEIGKNCTMIEFGRDIVVIDIGFQFKEESTPGIDYILPNTKYLEDRKDKIRAVIITHGHLDHIGGVPFVMDRIGNPPIYTRNLTAIMLKKRHSEFPHMPPLDIKIIEKADRIKFNDLAVRFFAVTHTIPDSMGIIIETPYGNLVTPGDYKLDHTDGMPTEAEEKEYALFDKEKTLFMMADSTNIENPGFSTPERIVHENLDKIIKEIRGRLIIGTFSSQLERMIKIIQIAEKYNKKIIIEGRSMKSNVEIAILAGLLTVKKDTIIDSQYVDQYPPDRVIILSTGAQGEEFAALMRMATKAHKNLKLTPRDTVLLSSSIIPGNEKTVQKLKDNLARQGAKIIHYRTSDVYIHSTGHGNRGEIEWLHKKVKPRFFMPQHGCHYMLRLHAELAMQLGMPSNNLIIPDNGSILEIQEKGQTFVRLKEKAPSGMVMVDGFAVGDVQEVVIRDRQMLADDGMFVIVAIVDANTGKLRKSPDLISRGFVYLRESQDLLRDARFIVKDTIEDSCRGQNPINFDVVKANVTDAVTKHLFQETAKKPIVIPVILGI
- the secG gene encoding preprotein translocase subunit SecG: MDTLKALLPHIQIVLSVLLIAAILLQQTGSGIGGAFGESNNFGTTFHTRRGLEKFLFNGTIVLAILFGLSALIALK
- a CDS encoding LemA family protein — protein: MKKILIGIAVVVILGALYGVSVYNSVVTQGQAVDSQWAKVESSLQRRFDLIPNLVNSVKGTLKQEQAIFTAIAEARTQYAGATTLADKSAAASQMETGLGRLIAIVENYPVLKSSEAVQTLMTQLEGSENRINTERGRYNEFVQGYNTLVVRFPGSMFAKMYGFTAKEYFQADKAAAVVPSVNL
- a CDS encoding peptide ABC transporter substrate-binding protein, with amino-acid sequence MNEAVSAFSPIENVLFWLFVTCFAVSALVLLYRANDLFMVDIPAAGGELTEGIIGTPHLANPLFATSEADKDIVSLVYAGLMKVESDGRLVPELAKSYTISDDGKTYTFNLRDGITFHDGEPITADDVEFTIRKAIDPAVKSPKRANWEGVTVSVPNPEQIVFTLRQPYAAFLESTTLGILPKHLWKVLDPEQFAFSQYNAQPIGAGPYKIDVVNKNNLGVPTQYSFIPFEQYTLGSPLISKLNFTFYPSEEAAIEGYGIGEIEALNTLTPQKADSVKKPGSTILQAALPRIFGVFFNQNQNALFTQKEVRAALEMAVDRHEIIANVLNGYGSPLAGPVPTNFMIDDSSASTAIATIAASTTARIEDAKKLLAKNGWKLGDNGVMQKTVKKTTSTLTFTLSTANSEDLIKTAQLLKKQWEMIGAKVDVRSSEEGEFKQTVLRPRKYESVLFGEAVGRNLDLYAFWHSSQRNDPGVNIALYTNAKADKLLEQARSESESTKRAKLINQFTQELTKDQPAIFLYSPSFLYLLPDKVKNVELTKTSDPSERFAEIERWFINTERVWDINIFTNKTSVINKQ